In Sphingobacterium zeae, one genomic interval encodes:
- a CDS encoding reverse transcriptase/maturase family protein: MKRINNLYEQIYSIFNLELADQLAGKGKTKTYGVVTHRADQQMNLLRLQRMLMDKTYQTSKYQVFKVYEPKEREVYRLPYFPDRIAHHAIMNVLEPIFVRSFTTDSYSCIKGMGLHKASRRLAKALKDTSHSKYCLKLDITKFYPSVDHDILKALLRRKFKDEDLLWLLDEIIDSAEGLPIGNYLSQYLANFYLTGLDHWIKEVKGVRYYFRYADDIVILAPDKRILHQLRSDISEYLDTNLKLKVKGNYQVFPVDSRGIDFLGYVHFSKYIRIRKTIKKNFVKAIKSHKPRSSIASYLGWTKHANCRNLERKILHEKVQ; the protein is encoded by the coding sequence ATGAAAAGAATAAATAATTTATACGAGCAGATTTACAGCATTTTTAATCTGGAATTGGCAGATCAATTGGCCGGCAAAGGTAAAACGAAAACTTACGGTGTGGTCACGCATCGGGCGGATCAACAGATGAATCTCCTGAGGCTTCAACGCATGTTGATGGACAAAACATATCAGACATCAAAGTATCAGGTGTTCAAAGTTTATGAGCCAAAGGAACGAGAAGTATACCGACTCCCCTACTTTCCGGACAGGATCGCCCACCATGCGATCATGAATGTTCTGGAGCCAATATTTGTTCGATCATTCACAACGGACTCATACAGCTGCATTAAAGGCATGGGGCTGCATAAAGCTTCTAGAAGGCTAGCAAAGGCATTAAAAGATACTTCGCATAGTAAATACTGCCTGAAGCTTGATATCACGAAGTTTTATCCAAGCGTTGACCACGATATCCTGAAAGCACTGCTTAGACGTAAATTCAAAGATGAAGATCTTTTGTGGCTGCTGGATGAGATCATAGACAGTGCTGAAGGCTTACCCATCGGAAACTATCTAAGCCAGTATCTGGCAAATTTCTATTTGACAGGACTTGATCACTGGATCAAAGAAGTTAAAGGTGTGCGCTATTATTTCAGGTATGCCGACGATATTGTCATACTTGCTCCAGACAAGCGTATTTTACATCAATTAAGATCCGATATTTCAGAGTACCTGGACACCAATCTAAAACTGAAAGTAAAGGGCAATTATCAGGTGTTCCCTGTGGATTCCCGCGGAATAGACTTTCTGGGATATGTGCATTTTTCAAAGTATATCCGGATACGCAAAACCATAAAGAAGAATTTCGTTAAAGCTATAAAATCGCATAAGCCTCGATCAAGCATAGCAAGTTACCTGGGCTGGACGAAGCATGCCAATTGCCGGAATCTAGAAAGAAAAATTTTACATGAAAAAGTTCAGTGA
- a CDS encoding HNH endonuclease: protein MKSKFPVTDHAKKFWLANWQSMTCKDLGKKFGYDGAVVNRFLKKQGIIIPRSLSYKLAGQKIKGKTRSTPEIDKAIKEQYLDVPIKALARQLGVSDTLVKRRLEHFGLTIPVEIIEQRKRDSYIKTGNIPVNKGKKWEDYLTPEQQEKSRKTTFKKGDIPHNAYNEIGKVVVRAKKDGSEKYKFICIKLGEWVLYHQYIWVQHFGEVPDKHVIRFKDGDSMNCNIENLECVTMAENLRLNSLQDTAIASRLASKGRYGLDPELRSEILNNHSELIEVRRAEMLLKHEIKKINNES, encoded by the coding sequence ATGAAATCAAAATTTCCAGTCACTGATCATGCAAAAAAGTTTTGGCTGGCCAATTGGCAATCCATGACCTGTAAAGACCTTGGTAAAAAGTTCGGCTATGATGGTGCTGTTGTCAATCGGTTTTTGAAAAAGCAAGGCATCATCATACCCAGATCGCTCTCCTATAAACTCGCTGGGCAGAAAATCAAAGGCAAGACAAGATCTACTCCAGAAATCGACAAAGCAATAAAGGAACAATATCTAGATGTTCCAATAAAAGCATTGGCCAGACAGCTGGGTGTAAGCGATACACTGGTTAAACGCAGATTAGAACATTTCGGTCTGACCATTCCTGTCGAAATTATTGAACAGCGAAAACGGGACTCTTATATAAAAACCGGAAACATTCCGGTGAATAAGGGTAAAAAGTGGGAAGATTACCTAACTCCGGAGCAACAGGAGAAAAGCCGGAAAACAACCTTTAAGAAGGGCGATATTCCACACAATGCTTATAACGAAATCGGTAAAGTAGTCGTCCGTGCAAAAAAGGATGGTAGTGAGAAATACAAGTTTATCTGTATTAAGCTAGGCGAATGGGTACTATACCATCAATATATATGGGTGCAGCACTTTGGTGAGGTTCCTGATAAGCACGTTATCCGGTTTAAGGACGGTGATTCTATGAACTGCAATATCGAAAATTTGGAGTGCGTTACCATGGCGGAAAATTTAAGATTGAACTCGCTCCAGGACACGGCCATCGCATCTAGATTAGCATCGAAAGGTAGATATGGTCTGGATCCGGAACTGCGATCAGAAATATTAAACAATCATTCCGAATTGATTGAAGTGAGGCGTGCAGAAATGCTTTTAAAACATGAAATAAAAAAGATCAACAATGAATCTTAG
- a CDS encoding 3'-5' exonuclease: MNNLENNLPERQLDGRFTDIMIDLESLDTKDSTAILSIAAQAFNIETGEVCPDNFYATLNYERQIQEGRTISVDTMLWWGKQSEEAKEEAFGGNMPLWEALIELRRYFNKYCYTDRYVWAKAPAFDLSILKHAYDELEQEPYWDYSNERDVRTYLWSAVNLIDQTENNTTHISKQDVANQISQVCHVYQLINRK, encoded by the coding sequence ATGAACAATTTAGAAAACAACTTACCAGAAAGACAGTTAGACGGTCGGTTTACGGACATCATGATTGACTTGGAATCCCTGGATACCAAAGATTCAACAGCCATTCTTAGCATCGCTGCACAAGCTTTCAATATTGAAACTGGCGAAGTATGTCCGGATAACTTCTATGCAACGCTCAATTACGAGCGGCAGATCCAGGAAGGACGGACAATCTCTGTCGATACCATGCTTTGGTGGGGCAAACAGTCCGAAGAAGCCAAAGAAGAAGCATTCGGGGGTAACATGCCCCTATGGGAAGCGCTTATCGAACTGAGAAGATATTTCAATAAGTATTGCTATACGGATAGGTATGTATGGGCCAAAGCTCCAGCGTTCGATCTTTCGATACTTAAACATGCTTATGATGAGCTTGAACAAGAACCCTATTGGGACTATTCAAATGAGCGCGATGTCCGGACTTACTTATGGTCGGCAGTGAACTTGATCGATCAGACCGAAAATAACACCACGCATATATCAAAACAAGATGTAGCTAACCAGATTAGCCAGGTATGTCACGTGTATCAATTAATCAATCGGAAATAG
- a CDS encoding phosphoadenosine phosphosulfate reductase domain-containing protein translates to MNLSYDKYIVAFSGGKDSIALVLYLLDLGVDPCKIELWHHDIDGNDEAFMDWECTHDYCQKFADAFGLEIYFSWKEGGFKREMLRDNQRTAPTWFETPGKILKKVGGIAGKLATRLKFPQVAADLKVRWCSAYLKIDVCSIAIRNQERFNGLKTIVLSGERGEESTARSKYKIFEADRSDNRSGKLNRLVDRWRPLRDWKESEIWDIIRKYRVRVHPCYYMGWSRCSCKFCIFGNADQFASAYKISPIQGEEIMGYEERFGVTMKRNTDLRSLISCGNAYANITAELARQATSKIYDQQIIFNDNEEWVLPAGAYGESCGPQ, encoded by the coding sequence ATGAATCTTAGCTATGACAAATATATTGTTGCATTTAGTGGCGGTAAAGATTCGATCGCCCTAGTCTTATATTTATTGGACTTGGGTGTGGATCCATGTAAAATAGAGCTTTGGCATCACGATATCGATGGCAACGACGAAGCGTTTATGGATTGGGAATGTACGCACGATTACTGCCAAAAATTTGCTGATGCTTTTGGTTTAGAAATATACTTTAGCTGGAAGGAAGGGGGATTTAAACGCGAAATGCTTAGGGATAACCAACGAACAGCGCCCACTTGGTTCGAAACACCCGGAAAGATCCTAAAAAAAGTTGGCGGTATAGCAGGTAAATTGGCTACCAGGTTAAAGTTTCCGCAAGTCGCAGCTGATTTAAAAGTACGCTGGTGCTCGGCATACTTGAAGATAGACGTTTGTTCAATTGCAATCCGAAACCAAGAGAGATTTAACGGACTAAAGACAATTGTACTATCTGGAGAGCGCGGAGAAGAAAGCACTGCGAGATCAAAGTATAAAATATTTGAAGCAGATCGATCTGATAATAGAAGTGGGAAATTGAATAGGTTAGTTGATCGCTGGAGACCATTACGTGATTGGAAAGAGTCAGAAATATGGGATATCATTAGAAAATATCGCGTACGAGTACATCCATGCTATTACATGGGATGGTCTCGCTGCAGCTGTAAATTCTGCATTTTCGGCAATGCGGATCAGTTTGCCAGTGCATATAAAATAAGCCCAATTCAAGGGGAAGAAATAATGGGATATGAAGAACGTTTCGGCGTCACAATGAAACGCAACACAGACTTACGTTCCCTTATCTCTTGTGGAAATGCATACGCTAATATTACAGCAGAATTGGCCAGACAGGCTACTTCAAAAATTTATGATCAACAAATAATTTTTAACGATAACGAGGAATGGGTATTGCCAGCTGGAGCTTATGGTGAAAGCTGCGGGCCACAATAA